A stretch of DNA from Mucilaginibacter daejeonensis:
CATCGAAACGCTGCTAGCCAACTTTAAAGGTATCGTGGTGGTGGATGAAGCCTACATCAATTTTAGCCGCCAAAAGAGCTTTATACAAGAGCTTACCGAATACGCTAACTTAGTGGTATTGCAAACGCTCTCTAAAGCGTGGGGACTGGCAGGTTTACGTGTGGGTATGGCCTTTGCCAGCGAAGAGATCATTGAGGTGATGAATCGGGTGAAGCCACCTTACAACATCAACGAGGCCTCACAGCAACTGGCGTTAGAAGCTTTGCAGAACATAGAACAGATAAATGCCTGGATTAAAGAGACCTTGACTGAACGGGATAAACTCGTACTTCAATTGAAAGACCTCAGTTTTGTGACCGAGATCTATCCTTCGGATGCGAACTTTATCCTGGTGAAAACCACTGATGCCAGAGGTATATATGACTATTTGGTGAGCAACGGCATCATCGTGCGCGACCGTTCTAAAGTGGAACTTTGCGAAGGTTCGATACGCATAACGATAGGCACCCCGCAGGAGAACGACACGCTGATCCAGACCTTAAAGAATTTTAAATGAGCAGGAAAATATTATTCATTGACCGCGACGGCACCATGATCAGCGAATGTGCCGATGAACAGATCGACTCGTTCAATAAATTGGAGTTCTACCCCGGCGCACTCACTTACCTGCCACGCATTGCTAAAGAGCTGGACTACGAGCTGGTGATGGTGACCAACCAGGACGGGCTGGGTACTATCTCACACCCTGAGGAAAATTTTTTCCCGGTGCATGACCTCATCATGAAGACCTTTGCCAACGAAGGTGTCACCTTTGCGGCCACCTTCATTGACCGCACCTTTGCGGCCGACAATTTACCGACCCGCAAGCCGGGCACCGCCATGCTGACCGGGTACTTTGACACGGAGAAATATGACCTTGCCAATTCATTCGTTATCGGCGATCGCTTGAACGATGTATTACTGGCTAAAAATTTAGGCGCCAAAGCCATTTGGCTGAATAGCGGCATGGGTATGGGCGCCCAGGAATTCACCGAAGAACAACTACAGGCGATCAGCACCACCGTGGCGATCAAGACCACTGATTGGCAAAAGATATATGAGTTCCTGAAAGTGGGTAAGCGTGTAGTAGAACATCGTCGTACCACCAAAGAGACCGATATCTTCATCCGCATTGACCTTGACGGTACCGGCGAGGCCAAAGTTAAGACCGGTCTGCATTTTTTTGACCACATGCTTGACCAAATAGCCCGTCACGGCAGTATCGACCTGGAAATAGAAGCCAATGGCGACCTGCATATCG
This window harbors:
- the hisC gene encoding histidinol-phosphate transaminase — encoded protein: MFDINKILRPNIKTLKPYSSARDEFQGEASVYLDANENAFGSPLATNYNRYPDPLQYAVKRRLMEIKGVPIRNIFLGNGSDEAIDILFRSFCTPGVDNVILVPPTYGMYEVSANINDVATRKVNLTTEYQLDLDGIAEAIDDHTKLIFICSPNNPTGNSIERADIETLLANFKGIVVVDEAYINFSRQKSFIQELTEYANLVVLQTLSKAWGLAGLRVGMAFASEEIIEVMNRVKPPYNINEASQQLALEALQNIEQINAWIKETLTERDKLVLQLKDLSFVTEIYPSDANFILVKTTDARGIYDYLVSNGIIVRDRSKVELCEGSIRITIGTPQENDTLIQTLKNFK
- the hisB gene encoding bifunctional histidinol-phosphatase/imidazoleglycerol-phosphate dehydratase HisB, whose amino-acid sequence is MSRKILFIDRDGTMISECADEQIDSFNKLEFYPGALTYLPRIAKELDYELVMVTNQDGLGTISHPEENFFPVHDLIMKTFANEGVTFAATFIDRTFAADNLPTRKPGTAMLTGYFDTEKYDLANSFVIGDRLNDVLLAKNLGAKAIWLNSGMGMGAQEFTEEQLQAISTTVAIKTTDWQKIYEFLKVGKRVVEHRRTTKETDIFIRIDLDGTGEAKVKTGLHFFDHMLDQIARHGSIDLEIEANGDLHIDEHHTIEDTGIALGEAMAVALGNKRGIERYGFCLPMDDCLAQAAIDFGGRNWLMWEADFKREKVGDMPTEMFYHFFKSFTDAAKANLNIKAEGYNEHHKIEAIFKAFAKAIKMAVRRDVNNMVLPSTKGVL